GTCTGATTCCTGATTGGTTGAGATTATCAGTGGTTGAGTTGTGGGGGTCAGATGAATTATGCAGTGTCTGAGGTGAGTGGAAGGGATTTGGTTTTGTAGATACATTCGCCAACCTAGGTTACTCGTATGAGTTTTTCTGACTTGAATTCTCCTTGGAATTATACTCCCAGCCTGACATCTGTTTTTTGGCCTTCGAAGCTAGTTCCTGGTGGGCCTCCTGCACCTTGCAGGTACACATCAGCTCTTCTTCATTGCATTCCTTCAACCAAAACGTTAGGAGCAGAGTTCGATAGCCTCaaatcccactccctcccctgttGTAccattttccccagggcaagTCGATTCCTGGGTGACGTCCTGCACCCACCGCTCCCTCCACTTTAAGGGATGGCATCTGACTTCAGCCCCTGCTGTGCTGTCAGAACACTGTGAAGTTCGCAGGCTGTGAGCAGTGTGTGGAAGCACTGACTGCAGGCAGCAATCATGCCCGTCAACTGTAACACGAGGCTGGTATGGTGTCTGCATCACAATGAACAGACACGGGCTAACGCGTGACATTTCATCAACAGGCTCAGCATGCTTCAACAAGTTCTTCTGGAGTTACTGAAACTTTTCAATTGTCTTCAATGTGCTTGGTTCTTTCCCTTCTATTTACTTTATACTTATAATGATAcacagggaggccattcagcccattgtgtccacacCGACTCCTGGAGGCTAgtcccatcagccccatttccCTCTCCTTACTTTCCTATGACCCTgcatcttattctctctcacacatgcacaacagcaaccttttgattctttttgccattatctTGCACTAAGGGCTAATTGACAGTCCCCAATTAATGCGCATCTTTGGGAtccgggaggaaactggagcatccagagggaaCCCATGTAGTCACGGAGAGAATTTGCAACCTCTGcacaggctgcacctggaatcAGGGTCAAACACTGGTCCCTGGAGCAGTGCGGCTGCACCACCAGAACAAATAACATAAACAGAGAGGAAGGGAACAAACCCTACCGCCCGTCGCTGCAGCTTCTAGAGGTGCCAGTGCTGAATATAAACTTTTTAGAATCACATTGTGAACTTGATATCACAAACTGTGATACATCTTGTTCTGTGCATCATCCTCAGTAACTCCTTCCTGTGTGGACAATATATTTACGGCCATGTCTCAGTTAATAGCGCTCTCAACTGTTGATTCAGTCTGCTAGGTTTCAAATCCTGCTCCTgagacttaagataagataagataactttattagtcacgtgtatatcgaaacacacattgaaatgcatcttttgaggtagagtgttctgggggcagcctgcaagtgttgccaccaacatagcatgcccacaacttcctaacctgtatgtctttggaatgtgggaggaaactggagcacccagaggaaacccacgcagacacggagagaacgtacaaactccttacagacagcggcaggaattgaacctgggtcgcggcACTGTAAACTGTTACGCTAACTACCGCACTACTTGAACGCAAACATCTAGTTTGATTCTGCAGTGggatacagaggaagtgctgcactattGAGGTTACTAACTTTTCAATAAGGGATTAAACCAAGGCCTTCTCTAGCTTCTCAGGGGGTGATTAAGATGGCATGacccaagaagagcaggtgaTTTTCTCTACCATACTGGACAGTATTTGTCCCTCACACAAAACTACTGAAACAGCTTATCTGATCATTTTTACACTGGGAGCTCTTTGTGCACAAATTGCTGCAGCGTTTCCTACAACAATGATTACACTTCCAATGTATTTCATAGGCTGTAAAATGGCATCAGGGCTATTCTGGAAGGGCCGTGAGTAGAGTGATATGAATACAAGTCTATCTTTTTATGAATGAAAGATTTTGCTATTGCTGTTATCAAGTGCAATGAAATGCTCACAATAAGCACTGACTCCAGTTCGGGCAAATAGATTACTTGTAAGAACTACACCTCAATGTTAAGTTACAAAGCATTTTATTTCCGTGTAATGGTAATCCATCGAAAGGTAGACATCAGGCCAATTGCTGCTTTACTAGGCTCTCCTGGCGGATAAGATGGTTCAGGTGGTGTATACTCAATCAAGTGGAAAACAGCTAGTTTcccagcaatacacaaaaagtgcaggaggaaatcagcaggtcaggcagcatccgtggtgggaaataaacagtcgatggtttgggccaagacccttcatcaggactggaaaggaagagggcagaagctagaataaaaaggtggggggagggggaggagcacatgcaggcaggggataggcgagtctaggtgataggcgagtgcaggtgagagggggaaggtaggtgggttagGTTTCCAAGCTTGGCACTGCACTGCGCTAAGTTAATGTGACAGTAGCAGTTTCTAAGTGGCTTCAACTCTGCATATTCAGGGTGGAAATAATTGATATTGCATTAGAACAGGTCTACAGTTCAGTAAGACCTGTGGCAGTGTTGACAGAATTAAGTTCAGCTCTGATGCCCAGTATGATGACACTGACTAGTGTCAATAGTAAGGTCAGGGGCTTGTGCAAGGGGAGGGCAAGCAGAAGACCAAGCTCCCTCAATAATTATCCAAAAAAGACATAAGTATGGGTGCGCACACATACATTCACTGCATAGCACTAAGAACCCACATACTTTCCCCTCTGAACGATGTACATTCAGATTCCACTGCATGCCTCTGACCCATGCTGCCAGTTAAACCAGTTTCTGGCAAGCAAACAACGAAAGGGAGAGGGGAGCTGAGAAGTGGGAGGAATAAAGCACAATCTATCAGGCAAAATAACCAACTACCAattaaaatgattattttaaGCTCTTTTCATGGAAATTGAGTTATAAATGAGACAATTACCAAAAAAGAAAACATgggaaaagaattttttttcagaaatatttcaacatGACAGAGTCATTCTTTTCAGCAATGATTTAGAAGTCCCTCATGCGCCTGAAAGACCCGATCATGGAGTTGTATCCGCCCCAGTCACTGTATCTCCTGTATCCACCGGGTCTCAGGAAGTACTGTCGGCCTCTGTAGTTGGGCTGTTCATAGAAGATCCAGTAACCATCCATCACCTGGCAGGAATGGATGTCACGGTAACGGAATCGATCGTAGACAGAGGGGCAGTCCTCCATGAATTCCATCATCTGCCCTCCGAAGTCAGGCCTCTCGTAAATCCTCATCCTGTAGATGCCTCCTCGGTACTGGAATAGAAAGAAGAGTATAATTGGGTTAATGCTACAAATGATCATTGTCTAGAATCCTGGCTTCCTGGTGAGACAGGAGCATACGTGGGGGTTGGGAGGTGGGGTGTAGATAAGTTTCTGAACCACAAGAGGCGGTCCAGTAAGCTCTATTGAAGCAACTATTATTTAATAGCTGAAGTCAGCATCTATTTCTCACATGACTTGAACCAGAACCACAGGGGAAGGTCTAGGACatcaaataaaatcataaaaagctggaaatactctacaggtcaggcagcagctgtggagggagcaGCAGTTAATGCTAATTTGCTGAGAagtgagagggatggagagaacaaaaggaatgtctgtgatagtgcGGTGAACAAGAGAGGCTGAATAGTGTAAGTGATGATGGTGCAGACTGAGGAATGGAGGTGAAGGCTTGATGGTCTCTCTGGAGGAGATGCAAACAGGAGGTGAATGGGGCAgacgagagagaaaaaaataacactgGAACTCCTCAGCACTGTAATGTGGAAAGTGTCAGATTTACAATTCAGGTAGCTATTTGGCACACAGCTGGATGAAAGGACATTTTTTTAGGGATTCAAGAGGTACCTTTCCTGATGTGAAGTTAACTTTAATAGCACCTTCTGAGCCTGTTGACTGTATGCTTTGAATGGACTAATTATGCACAGTACTCATTTCTTTGTTCCTGAGGGAGTGCAGAATATGAGCAACGGTATGAATTATTTATTCTGTAGCTCAGATTAGTTTGTCTTTCCAAGCAGAAATGATTCAATTCAGTTTGGTTTTATTAAGAAAACTATGGTGGATAAAGCTATTTGCATTAAAGCAGTATATCTGTCAGCAAACGTTGACAAATAGTATTCCGGTTCAGCAATGTGGTCCTCTTGCAATCCATACCTCTTATCCaactatttaatttttaatgtgaGCATCAATATGATCCTATTAAAAAAGGTTGGATTTTAACTACTTGAAATATCCAATCAgataattttcttcttttaaaagaatgcaattaaatgaaatttaaaaattaaattgaacaATTAATGCATATTTAGAAAAGGAAGTCATTTCATGCTACCTTATACGCAGGCCATGACTGTAAAGGAAATGTTTATTCCCATATAACCTCCATAAAAGATAGGACTACAGTCAGCAGAAGACCTGAACCATCAAACTATCACCTAAAGCTGGGTAGCTGCGACATGACTTGATGCAGTCATTGAATCCCATCCAGCGCTGGTAGTCAGGATACTCCCCCCTGCTCAGCATATACTGGTATCCCATGTAGTTGGGTCTCTCGTACACCACCCACCAGTCACTCTCAACACGGATGGAGTTACAGCGGCTGAAGTAAGGGGACAGGTCAGCACAGTCAGTGCTGCACTCATAGTGCCGACCCTGGAAGTTCCTGTCCTCATAGAAGATGATCTGTGGGAATAAATTGATCTATAAATTAACAGTTTCTCAAACATTGAGCCAATTAATGAAGACTTCCACTACACCATATAAATTCTGAGTTATACTGGCCTTTCCCATTTTGAATTCAGTTAGCTTGGTAACTGACTGAATGCAGCGCTGCCTCACGGAGTTTGGTATTTATGTGTTGGGCAGAAAGCTTCGCTGGGCTGAACTTTATTATTCTAATGATTTAGGTTtaaaaatcagcaaaaaaaagatgaaaatacATTCCACatgcattgtgtaaaaaaaacatctgaGCAGTGCATGACGTGCCATTGATTCTTTTCAGTTTGCTTTCACCTCATTTTAATTGTTGTACAAGGACAAGACAAGAATTGCAACCTTTTATTTccattgtacaaaaaaaatgtaaaagaagCATTAAAACAGAGTGCTTGCTGGTTTCCAGGAAAGGTATCATCATAAATATATTTCTAGCGATTTGTACTGTTCAATGGCTGTATGTTATAGACTGGAGGTATATTTCCATAGTAGTTCAATCACTGGACCAGTATCCAGAAGTCAGCACTGTTAATCTGGAGAAGTGAATTGGAATCTTTCCATGGTTTCTAATGGAATTAAAtttaagcaattaaataaatttgtgATTAAGTAACAAAGCCACATTGATAACGGTTACCATGGAATGACTGAACTGTCAAAATTACCAATCTAATTAACTAAAGtcattcataaagtcatagagcgaTAGAGCTAAacctcatggaaacaggcccttcagcccagctcatctatgccgaccaggttgcctaactgagctagtcccatttttgttAGGCCTATATCCTTCTGAGCCTTATCTATCCATGCACcagtccaaatgtattttaaatgtcataattttacCCATCCCTACCACTTACTCTGGtacctcattccatatatggaccatccaatgtgtgaaaaagttgcccttcaggtcccatctcacattaaacctataccctctagttttggactcccaccttgggaaaaagactttttCTATGCccccatgatcttataaacccctataatgtcaccactcagccttctatgctctaaagaaaaaaatcttaGCCTATTCACCCTCTCCTTTTAACTAAAACcattcagtcctggtaacatcctcataaatcttttttgcaccctttccagtttaatgatgtccttcctatagcagggtggccagaactatacacaatactccaaatgtggccttaccaacattttgtacagatgcctcaactcctgtgctcaatatCTTGACCGATGAAGgaaagcgtgccaaatgccttcttcaccaccctgtgtatctgtgtcaccactttcaaggagctatgtacctgcacccccagGTCTTTCTGACCTAAAACACTCcacagggtcctaccatttactgtgtagtcctgccctggtttgtcttaccaaattGCAACACTGAGCATTtagctgaattaaactccatctgccattcctcagcccattggcccagttgatcaagattccattgtaatcttagataacttgcttcactgtccacaacaccaccaattttagtgtcattcagagaaggaaatctgccatttttaAGTGACCTGGCTGATATATGACACCAGACCCACGATATGCTGGTCagttcttaactgccctctgaaatgatctCATTAGGTATAGTTCAAAGGCAATTGTTGTCTTCCAAAGAATTGCTGGCCTGGCACGTGCACATCTGATAAATGgataaaagaaaattacattgaactatgtacttggactTCACCAATGGCTGAGAGTTTGCTGGAGCAGGACACCCCCTGGTGTGTTTTGTTATTTGGACTTGATCTTGCAGTATAGATGATTTACCCATAAAGTTACTGGAAGTGTGAGCTGGTAACAGCAACGTGAGGACAAAGGAGTCCTGATGAATAGCACAACAGAGTGTGTCTCCTACACTGAAAGAGGGACAAGAGTGGACACTGGATTGCTGGAAAATGCCGCTGGGGAATTAGTAATGGAGaataaaggaatggcagatgaaccgaataagtattttgcgtcagtcttcactgtggaaggcaccagcaacatgccagaaattcaagagagtcagggggcagaagtgagtgtagtcactattacaaaggagaaggtgcttgggaagctgaaaggtctgaaggtggataagtcatctggaccaaatggacctcaccccagggttctgaaagaggtagatgaagagattgcggaggcattagtagtgatctttcaagaatcactagagtcaggaatggttccagaggactggaagattgcatatgtcattccactctttaagaaaggagagaggcaaaagacaggaaattataggtcaattaggctgacctcagtggttggtaagatgttagagtccattattaaggatgaggttcggggtacttggaagcacatgataaaataggctgaagtcagtatggtttccttcaggagatcttgcctgacaaatctgttggaattctttgaggaagtaacaggcaggatagacaaaggagagtcaatggatgttgtttccttggattttcagaaggcctttgacaaagtgctgcacatgaggctgctgaacaatataagagcccatggtattacaggaaaggtactagcatggatagaagattggcaaaaggcaaagagtgggaataaaggggccttttctagttggctgccggtgacaaatggtgttccgcagaggtcagtgttggatCCGCTACTTTttacgttatatgttaatgacctggatggctttgtggccaagttttttGATGATACAAAGAACGATACAAAGAtacagaaggaataaaggcatagccTACTTTCTAAactgggagcaaattcagaaatcagaggtgcaaagggacttgggagtcctagtgcaggattccctaaaggttaacttgcaggttgagccggtagtaaggaaggtaaatgcaatgttagcattcatttcgaaaggactagaatataaaagcaaggatgtaatgctgaggctttatgaggcattggtcagactgcatttggagtattgtgaccagttttgggcctcatatctaaggaaagatgtgttggtgttggagaggatccagaggaggtttacgagaatgatcctggggatgaaagggttaacgtatgagtagcgtttgatggttctgggcctgtactcactggagtttagaaggatgaggggggatctcattgaaacctaccaaatattgaaaggcctggatagggtggacgcggagaggatgcttccagtagtgggagagtcgaggaccagagggcatagcctcagaatagaaagacgtccctttagaacaaagatgaggagatatttctttagccacagggtggtgaatttgtggaatttattgccacagatggctgtggaggccaagtcattgggtatatttaaagcggagattaataccttcttgattagtaagagtgtcaaaggttatagggagaaggcaggagaatggtgctgagagggaaaaataaaacagtcacgatcgaatggcggaacagtctcgatgggccaaatggcctaattctgctccaatgtcttatggtcttatatagGCACCCACATCCTTCAGATGTGGGGACCCACGTACTGCCATTCACGTGAAAGAGGAAATCTGCTTTCAGAAGCGGGAATGACAAGGTGGAATTAACAAAGTTACATACAGCAGAGGAGCCCAGCTGCTGACTCAGAAAATTGTTCATAACATTCTGTGATGCCTTTGGGCTTGGGGCTTTAACCAGCTCTGAGTGTTTGAAATTTGGCATCATCTGTGAGGCCAATGAAATGGTGAAAACAAAAGACAAAGCGTCAGAGGAAATTGCTTCATTCTGCATCCTACCTGTGCCATGCTTAACCTAGAAATGCTGAAAGTAGCAACAGCAGGCAGACCAGGGACTCTTCTGCACATAGCATTACCCCCTGCGTAGCTGTCACCAACGACTAGTAATATCAAGTACTTGTATCAACTATTAGTGATAACTTTATGCGGTCAACAGAAGCATAACTGATAAATACAGTCACAGCAATCCAAAGAAATGGATATATTTATGGTAGGACCATTGATATTTTGAGGAACAAATAGCACTGACTGACTCTGCTCCCTTGTATTGTAGGTCACGGTCAGGCTGGGAACAGAGCCAAAAGTATTTATTCTACAACCTCAAGTTTGCCAAAGCCACTCTACTGCCAGTCCTTGAAGTGCAACCTGTGCTGAATGGAGAGAAAGGCAGCAGCTAGCTCACTTGCAAGTTCCCACAAGCAGCGATGTCCTAATAACCTGTGAACCTGTTTcatcagacacaagagattctgcagatgctggaatatggagcaacacacacaaaacgctggagcgacacacacgaaactcagcaggtcaggcaatagaGGAGattgtggatagacatgtcggtatgggagtgggatgtggaattgaagtggctggccaccgggagatcctggcttttgcagcagacagagtgaaggtgctcaatgaaacGGTCACCCAATCTCAGAGTcatcaggagaaacaaaggactgcagatgctggaatctagatgaaaaacatgatgatgctggaggaaatcagcaggccaagcagcatcctggcaccatcctgaggaagggtcctgacccaaaacgttgaccgcctgcttttcttcatggttgctgcctggcctgaggaGTTCAtccagcgtcatcatgttttttttatctcAGAGTCATcaagtactggtattggtattggtttattattgttacttgtaccgaggtatagtgaaaaacttgttttacaaaccaatcgtacaggtcaattcattatacagtgcagttacattgagttagtacagagtgcattgatgtattacaggtaaaaacaataacagtacagactaaagtgtcacagctacagagaaagtgcagtgcaataaggtgtgaggtcacaacaaagtagatcatgaggtcatggtccatctcatagtataagggaactgttcaatagtcttatcacagtggggtagaagctgtccttaagtctggtggtacgtgccctcaggctcctgtatcttctacccgatggaagaggagagaagagagaacatcccagGTGGAGGGTTCTTTGTTGCAGatagagcgatccctgcggaaagcggggggtgggggggagcggatgggaagatgtgcctggtggtgggatcccgttggaggtggcggaagttgcagagaatgatgtgctggttgcagaggctcgtggggtggtaggtaaggacaaggggaaccgCGTCCCTGTTCtctcaggggtgggggggggggaatggagtgAGTGCAGAcatatgggaaatggaggagatgcaggtgagggctgcattgatgttGGTGGAAACAAAACCccttttactgaaaaaagagatCTCtcatgtcctggaatggaaaccctcatcatgggaacagatgcggcggaggaaaaggaactgggagaaggggatggcatccttgcaagtgacagggtgggaagaggtatagtcaaggtaactgtgggagtcagtgggtttgtaaaagacgtccggagatggagacagagagatccagaaaggggagagaggcatCGGAGATAGACCAAGTAAATTTGGGGGCAGGGTGGAagctggaggcaaagttgatgaaattgatgagctcagcattgAATGAACCTATTTCATTAATTAAGGGATAAGTAGTGGCAAACTTCATTTCCCTTCAGTCAAACATTATCTCGTGATCTGGGTCTTTTACGCCCATCTGAGAAAGCAGAAAGGGCTTTGTTTTGCCATTTAATCTCTTCAACAGCACAGCActctctcagcactgcactggagagtCAAACTGGGCAGTCTGTAGAGGGCAAGAGCAGGAGTGTGATCAAATGaggctacctcaatgcactctgtactaactcaatgtaactgcactgtgtaatgaatttaccgTACaatcggtattcaagacaagtttttcactgtacctcagtacaagtgacaataataaaccaataccaatacttcacaTTGCTTTACCTGTCCTATAAAAGGTAAGGATTGGTGGGACCAACTAATGTTCACTCAATGACAACTTTTATCTGAGGAAGTGGAgttaaaagagaagttgtttagtgTGAGTGCCTGATCAGCCAGGTTGAGGGGAATGGATTGACCAACCCACTGTTCATAGAGTAAACAGGAAGAGGTggtctggtgagaagttaaggTGTAAGGATGGGGACATGGAGTTAAGGCGTCGATCTGCCCTGATCTTACTGAAGGACAGAGGGGACGAATGACCATTTCCTGTCCCCTTGTTTCAAGTGAGCCCAGAGATTCATGTGGATGGAGAATACAGAATGGTTCGAACAATGCAAGGCATCAAAGGAGTCACAGTGTTATGTCACGGCATGGAAGGGTGGAGATCTGAAGTAATTAATTCAATGAACCAGGAAAGGaaggatttatttttcattttctcattATTTTCTCATGCAAATCCTGATTGTGTACCGTGGGATTGAGAGGATAGGGGTTATATGTCATTGGGACATAACAAGATGAAAGATGTAACCTCCGGCCTTGAAGCAATTGTATTAAATTACAGCTCAGTTTGCAAGGCAGAGAATCTCAGGAGCCGGACTGCAGGGTGGAGAGAAGGCATGGTGTTTTAGCTGTGCTCAGTCCTAGGGACACACATTTAGTCTTGTAAGTAGTGAGGCCTCTATGTGTCCTTCACAGGCTATTTGTGTGTGGGTGCCGCAGGCTGATCCAGTCTGATGTGACAATGGGGAAGCTTAGGCCTGTCAAGGTGAAGCATCTGCCTGAAGAAGCACAAATTATGTTTCACCAATGGAGCTTCAGGTGAGATAAATGATACTTTATTAGCAGATTAAACAAAGGACCAGAACAGGGTGATTTCCCTGTAGCCAAATGTAAGATCATCCACTTTTAACCTGTAAAGGATGGAACAGAGATCTTTCTAAATGCCAGGTACTAGAACCAGTGGAAGTCCAGATGATTATAATTAAAACACCATGGACAGGTACAggaaagcaagacaagtttttcactgtacctcggtacaagtgacgataataaaccaataccaataccaaataatcaACCCAATCAACTCCTAatgcaatgttggcctttataTTGAGAAGactggagtattggtattggtttattattgtcacttgtaccaaggtacagtgaaaaacttgtcttgcataccgttcatacagatcaattcattacacagtgcagatacattgagttagtacagagtgcattgaggtagtacaggtaaaaacaataacagagtacagagtaaagtgtcacagctacagggaagtgcattgcaggtagacaataaggtgcaaggtcaaacaaggtagattgtgaagtcaaaagtccatctcatcgtataagggaaccattcaatagtcttatcaccgtgggatagaagctgtcctcgagtctggtggtatgtgccctcaggctcctgtatcttctgcctgatgggagaggggagaagagagaatgacccaggtggatggggtctttgattatgctggctgcttcactgaggcagcgagaggtatagatggagtccatggaggggatgttggtttccgtaatgtgctggactgtgtccacaactctctgcactttcttgctgtcctgggcagagcagttgccataccaagccgtgatgcatccagataggatgctttctatggtatatcgataaaaattggtgagcgtcaaaggggacatgccaaatttctttagcctcctgaggaagtagaggcactggtgagctttcttggccgtggcatctacgtggttggaccaggacaggctattggtgatgttcattcctaggaacttgaaactctcaaccctctcgacctcagcatcattgatgtagacagcagcatgtgcaccactccctttcctgaagtcaatgaccagctctttcgtttttctgacattgagggaaaggttgttgtcatgacaccatgtcactaagctctctatctccttcctgtactctgagtgatcattatttgagatacggcctactacggtggtatcatctgcaaacttgtagatggagttagagcagaatctggccatgcagtcatgagtatatagggagtagaatagaggtcTGAggctgcagccttgtggggcaccagtgttgagaataatcgtgctggaggtgtacAATGGAGCTGGAGTACAATGCAGCAAAACAATGTTACAATTCAAAGCCATGGTTAAGGCACAGTGGGAGGACTGCAAGTAGTCTGggcaccacaccacaggaagggtaCATTGGCTTCAGAAGGAACATGTCATAGATTAAATTATGAAGGGAGATATAGAACCTGGGATTGCATGTACTTGCATTTCTAAGGTTAATGCACAGTTGGGTTGAAGTTTTAAAGATATTAAGGGGAACTGATGGAGTGGAGAGAAAGTGTTTTTTCTGGTAGGGAAATCTTTGGTTAGGCAGGATAGCCCAAAAATTAGAGCCAACCATTTCAGGATTGAAGTTAGGAGATGGTGGCAAAAATTTGGAACCTTGCACTGCAAACTGTCATTATGGCTTGGTCACTTCTCAGTTTTATGTCAGGCATTGCTAGATTTAAGAGCAGTAAGGGATTTGGATATGGGCCAtaattcagccatgatctcatgtAATGCCAAAACAGCCTTAAGGGGTTGAATTCTTCCTTATATTCCCAAATACCTGCATTTCCTGCATGAATCTGATCTACTATTGGTACACAAACACCACAGCAAACACCGCTCAGATCACCACTGGATGGCTCAGTGAGCATATTCTGAGG
The window above is part of the Pristis pectinata isolate sPriPec2 chromosome 1, sPriPec2.1.pri, whole genome shotgun sequence genome. Proteins encoded here:
- the LOC127578556 gene encoding gamma-crystallin S-1-like; translation: MAQIIFYEDRNFQGRHYECSTDCADLSPYFSRCNSIRVESDWWVVYERPNYMGYQYMLSRGEYPDYQRWMGFNDCIKSCRSYPALGDRKYRGGIYRMRIYERPDFGGQMMEFMEDCPSVYDRFRYRDIHSCQVMDGYWIFYEQPNYRGRQYFLRPGGYRRYSDWGGYNSMIGSFRRMRDF